A genomic window from Oceanobacillus timonensis includes:
- a CDS encoding PLP-dependent aminotransferase family protein, with amino-acid sequence MDLLSVHLDKTNDIALYEQLYEFIKQEIVQERLPHGQKLPSKRKLANHLEVSQNTVETAFEQLVAEGYITSRPRRGFYVLAHGDLEFIEQTTKKEAPKQDEKPATLFDFSPNKIDTEAFPFSAWRKLNRQVIDEAHHDLLLLGEAQGDKVLREAIAHYVYHARGIDCDPDTIVVGAGVEVLMQQLLSLLPDSTVFGIEDPGYQLMVKLITHFGFLGRPLSMNEEGVSMEAVHLLEPDFIYVTPSNHFPYGTVTSINRRSQLLQWANETESRYIIEDDYDSEFRYTGKTIPPMKKMDFNDRVIYLGSFSKSLIPSLRISYMILPKKLLEQYRNRLTFQHSTVSRIDQHVLAHFIQDGYFEKHLNRMRKIYRRKFELVHELFEPYKPSIQLLGEQSGLHVVCEVKNGLTEQEILQRAKQQKIKLYSISYYATKDAIASYPQFVIGFAGIQEKKLEEAVKQMIDIFQL; translated from the coding sequence ATGGATCTACTATCTGTCCATTTAGACAAAACAAATGACATCGCCTTATACGAACAGCTCTATGAATTTATTAAACAGGAGATTGTACAGGAACGACTTCCGCATGGGCAAAAACTGCCTTCCAAACGAAAACTCGCCAACCATTTGGAAGTAAGTCAAAACACGGTAGAAACAGCTTTTGAACAGCTTGTTGCTGAAGGGTATATCACTTCTCGTCCAAGGAGAGGATTCTATGTTCTGGCACATGGAGATTTAGAATTTATAGAACAGACAACCAAAAAAGAGGCTCCTAAACAAGACGAAAAACCGGCTACGCTATTTGATTTTTCTCCCAATAAAATAGATACAGAAGCATTTCCTTTTTCTGCATGGAGAAAATTAAACCGGCAAGTGATTGATGAAGCGCATCATGATTTACTGTTACTTGGTGAAGCACAAGGCGACAAGGTACTCCGTGAAGCCATTGCGCATTACGTTTACCATGCACGTGGTATTGACTGTGATCCTGATACCATCGTGGTTGGAGCAGGAGTGGAAGTTTTGATGCAGCAGCTGCTGTCCTTGCTTCCGGACTCGACGGTATTTGGCATTGAAGACCCCGGCTATCAGTTAATGGTAAAATTGATTACGCATTTTGGCTTTTTAGGACGTCCCTTATCCATGAATGAGGAGGGGGTATCCATGGAAGCTGTACATCTTTTGGAACCTGATTTTATCTATGTGACCCCTTCCAATCATTTTCCATATGGCACTGTTACTTCTATCAACCGGCGCAGCCAATTACTGCAATGGGCCAATGAAACAGAAAGTCGTTACATCATTGAAGATGATTATGATAGTGAATTTCGTTATACAGGGAAGACCATCCCGCCAATGAAAAAAATGGATTTTAATGATCGAGTTATCTATCTGGGTTCTTTTTCGAAATCGCTCATTCCGTCCCTGCGGATCAGTTACATGATTCTGCCGAAAAAATTATTGGAACAATATCGGAACAGACTCACCTTTCAACATTCGACCGTTTCACGAATCGACCAGCATGTACTGGCACACTTTATTCAGGATGGATATTTTGAAAAACATTTAAATCGGATGCGGAAAATATACAGAAGAAAGTTTGAATTGGTTCATGAACTTTTTGAACCTTATAAACCTTCTATTCAGCTTCTTGGAGAGCAATCGGGGCTGCATGTCGTCTGTGAAGTAAAGAATGGCCTAACAGAACAAGAAATACTCCAAAGAGCCAAGCAGCAAAAAATCAAACTGTATTCCATTTCCTATTATGCTACGAAAGATGCGATTGCCTCCTATCCGCAATTTGTGATCGGGTTTGCAGGAATACAGGAGAAAAAATTGGAAGAGGCTGTCAAACAAATGATTGATATATTTCAACTGTAA
- the pdxS gene encoding pyridoxal 5'-phosphate synthase lyase subunit PdxS, which translates to MTDRVTGTERVKRGMAQMQKGGVIMDVVNKEQAKIAEEAGAVAVMALEKVPSDIRAAGGVARMADVGIVEEVMEAVSIPVMAKARIGHIVEARVLESLGVDYIDESEVLTPADDLFHLNKKPFTVPFVCGCRDLGEAARRIGEGASMLRTKGEPGTGNIVEAVRHLREVQSQVKRIVHMNEDELMTEAKELGAPFEILLQIKEEGRLPVVNFAAGGVATPADAALMMELGADGVFVGSGIFKSKHPEKFARSIVEATTAYQDYQKIGELSKDLGEAMKGIDMKTLQAEDRMQDRSF; encoded by the coding sequence ATGACAGATCGAGTAACTGGTACAGAACGTGTTAAAAGAGGAATGGCGCAAATGCAAAAAGGCGGCGTCATTATGGATGTAGTCAATAAAGAGCAGGCAAAAATCGCAGAAGAAGCTGGTGCCGTTGCCGTTATGGCTTTGGAAAAAGTACCATCTGATATTCGTGCTGCAGGTGGTGTAGCGAGAATGGCAGATGTTGGGATTGTGGAAGAAGTGATGGAAGCTGTGTCGATTCCGGTCATGGCAAAGGCTCGTATTGGTCATATTGTAGAAGCGCGGGTTTTGGAATCACTGGGCGTGGACTATATTGATGAAAGTGAAGTGCTGACCCCTGCGGATGATTTATTCCATCTGAATAAAAAGCCGTTTACGGTTCCGTTTGTGTGTGGTTGCCGCGATTTAGGAGAAGCAGCCCGCCGTATCGGAGAAGGTGCTTCGATGCTACGTACAAAAGGAGAGCCTGGAACAGGAAATATTGTGGAGGCCGTACGTCATTTACGTGAAGTACAATCACAGGTAAAAAGAATTGTACATATGAACGAGGATGAGCTGATGACCGAAGCAAAAGAGCTAGGAGCACCATTTGAAATCTTATTACAAATTAAAGAAGAGGGAAGACTACCGGTCGTAAACTTTGCAGCAGGTGGTGTGGCAACACCAGCGGATGCTGCTCTGATGATGGAGCTTGGTGCCGATGGTGTATTTGTAGGCTCCGGTATTTTTAAATCAAAACATCCGGAAAAATTTGCTCGTTCCATTGTTGAAGCTACCACAGCTTATCAAGATTATCAGAAGATTGGGGAGCTATCGAAAGACTTGGGTGAAGCAATGAAAGGTATTGATATGAAAACATTACAAGCAGAAGATAGAATGCAGGATCGCAGTTTTTAA
- the pdxT gene encoding pyridoxal 5'-phosphate synthase glutaminase subunit PdxT — MSERKYTIGILGMQGATAEHAKHLHHLGHDTMLIKNKEQLEDVDGLIIPGGESTAIWRLMKKNNLIEAVRTFAQLKKPIFGTCAGLVLLATDDPGTEDPVKLGLMDIQVTRNGFGRQKDSFEAALDVKDMTTSYPAVFIRAPYIETAGENVTVLATYDDKIVAAKEDNLLAAAFHPELTDDNRFLELFLSMVEEQTVSTVS; from the coding sequence ATGAGTGAACGTAAATATACAATCGGCATTCTCGGTATGCAAGGAGCAACCGCAGAACATGCCAAGCATCTGCATCATTTGGGACATGATACAATGCTTATCAAAAATAAAGAGCAGCTGGAGGATGTCGATGGTCTCATTATCCCTGGCGGAGAAAGTACAGCTATTTGGCGTTTGATGAAGAAAAATAATCTGATAGAAGCTGTTCGCACCTTTGCTCAGTTAAAAAAGCCGATTTTTGGGACATGCGCCGGGCTTGTTCTGCTTGCAACCGATGATCCGGGTACGGAGGATCCCGTAAAGCTGGGATTAATGGATATTCAAGTAACAAGAAACGGATTTGGCAGACAAAAGGATAGTTTTGAAGCTGCTTTAGATGTGAAAGACATGACAACGTCTTATCCAGCAGTATTTATCCGTGCACCTTATATTGAAACGGCCGGGGAAAATGTCACTGTTTTAGCAACCTATGATGATAAAATCGTAGCTGCAAAAGAAGATAATTTATTAGCAGCAGCTTTTCATCCGGAATTAACAGACGATAATCGATTTTTAGAATTATTTCTTTCGATGGTGGAAGAGCAGACGGTATCTACGGTTTCATAA
- a CDS encoding DUF3006 domain-containing protein, which produces MKGIIDRFEGDLAVILIETENREIHIPSKELPATCTVKSVVHIEESSETYPKITLDAAADQANKQKSSDLRKALLNREKNSKLKRKK; this is translated from the coding sequence ATGAAAGGCATCATTGACCGATTCGAAGGAGATTTGGCTGTTATTTTAATAGAAACAGAAAACCGGGAAATCCACATTCCCAGCAAGGAGCTCCCTGCAACATGTACAGTAAAGTCTGTTGTGCATATCGAAGAATCATCGGAAACGTATCCTAAAATCACACTGGATGCAGCGGCTGACCAGGCGAATAAACAAAAATCCAGCGACCTGCGTAAGGCATTATTAAACAGGGAGAAAAACAGTAAGCTAAAGAGAAAGAAGTAA
- a CDS encoding MBL fold metallo-hydrolase yields the protein MKNILYVSLFMLFILLAGCNTGSDATAQSDKVDGDFKAHFIDVGQGDSTLFTVEDEGEETVILFDTGDWQGDEVVPYLEAQGISAIDLVIISHPDADHIGQLSKVLDQFAVDEVWMSGNESTSNTYQTAMEKILSKDVGYHEPRTGEEYELGPVELEVLYPDDISGEVNEESVSVRLAYEQISFVLTGDAGVEEEKEMMESSSLQSTFLHLGHHGSNTSTDPAFVDAVQPQTAIYSAGEDNSYGHPSPEVIDLLNDKNIEWYGTDVDGTIVITTDGKSYSIETEMDSEMSEANPDDEQNGAEEEAIQDGPDNSSAAEEETNEDSCIDLNRASKEDLTAIIHIGEERAAQIIDERPFDSLEEIEKINGLGPSRIADIESEGYICGF from the coding sequence TTGAAAAACATATTATATGTTAGTTTGTTTATGCTATTTATATTACTGGCTGGCTGTAACACAGGGTCAGATGCTACAGCTCAATCTGATAAAGTGGACGGTGATTTTAAAGCGCATTTTATCGATGTCGGGCAGGGGGATTCCACATTGTTTACAGTGGAGGATGAAGGGGAAGAGACGGTTATCCTATTTGATACGGGGGACTGGCAAGGGGATGAAGTAGTTCCATATTTAGAAGCTCAAGGAATTTCAGCTATTGACTTGGTTATCATCAGTCACCCGGACGCGGATCATATCGGACAACTTTCCAAAGTGCTCGATCAATTTGCTGTCGATGAAGTTTGGATGTCTGGTAATGAAAGTACATCGAATACGTATCAGACAGCCATGGAGAAAATTTTATCTAAGGATGTTGGTTACCACGAACCGCGTACTGGGGAAGAATATGAATTAGGACCGGTTGAATTGGAAGTACTGTATCCTGACGACATATCCGGTGAAGTAAATGAAGAATCGGTCAGTGTCCGCTTAGCTTATGAACAGATTTCTTTTGTCCTGACCGGAGACGCTGGCGTAGAGGAAGAAAAAGAAATGATGGAATCTTCTTCTCTCCAAAGCACCTTTCTACATTTAGGACATCACGGTTCCAACACCTCAACCGATCCTGCTTTTGTAGATGCAGTGCAGCCGCAAACGGCAATTTATAGTGCTGGCGAGGACAATTCTTATGGTCATCCAAGTCCGGAAGTCATTGATTTATTAAATGATAAAAATATAGAATGGTATGGAACGGATGTTGACGGGACGATTGTCATAACGACAGATGGCAAATCTTATTCGATAGAAACAGAAATGGATTCAGAGATGAGTGAAGCCAATCCAGATGATGAACAAAATGGAGCCGAAGAGGAAGCAATTCAAGATGGACCAGACAACTCTTCAGCTGCAGAAGAAGAAACAAATGAAGATAGTTGCATCGATTTAAATCGTGCTTCCAAAGAAGATTTAACAGCGATTATTCATATCGGTGAAGAACGGGCAGCGCAAATAATAGATGAACGTCCATTTGACAGCTTGGAAGAAATCGAAAAAATAAATGGTCTCGGTCCAAGCAGAATTGCAGATATAGAGTCAGAAGGCTATATTTGCGGCTTTTAA
- the coaW gene encoding type II pantothenate kinase, producing the protein MKRIGIDAGGSLTKIAYEENKRLHLKTYPSDRMDEVIQWLKTLAPEASLHVTGGRAEALKNDHASIFKEFECVLEGTRYLLMEENKLPDTDYLLVNIGTGTSFFYQQKRLSGTGVGGGLFTGLGAIIANTSDYRTLVDLASKGDRTKSDLMVSDIYQFSYTPIEASLTAANFGKDQLDVSVSSEDQLASLTQLIGETIVLLASKTAASLDTKEIVMIGGALSGNPLLKKIIASFDSMFDYHLTFLEKGSHAGAIGALYYDG; encoded by the coding sequence ATGAAGCGAATTGGGATTGATGCTGGCGGTTCTTTAACAAAAATAGCATATGAAGAAAATAAGAGACTCCATTTAAAAACATACCCTTCTGACCGGATGGACGAGGTCATTCAGTGGTTAAAGACGCTGGCTCCTGAAGCAAGTCTTCACGTGACAGGCGGCAGAGCCGAGGCACTGAAGAATGACCATGCTTCTATTTTCAAGGAATTTGAATGTGTCCTAGAAGGTACAAGGTATTTACTAATGGAAGAAAATAAGCTTCCTGATACGGATTATCTATTAGTAAATATTGGTACGGGAACATCCTTTTTCTATCAACAAAAACGCTTATCCGGCACGGGCGTTGGCGGAGGATTGTTTACTGGACTTGGTGCAATCATTGCCAACACTTCGGATTATCGTACGTTAGTCGATTTAGCTTCAAAAGGAGACCGAACCAAAAGCGATTTAATGGTATCAGACATTTACCAATTCAGCTACACTCCCATTGAAGCTTCCTTGACGGCAGCAAATTTTGGAAAAGACCAGCTCGATGTGTCTGTTTCCTCCGAAGATCAGCTGGCATCATTAACACAGTTAATCGGCGAAACAATTGTTTTACTTGCAAGCAAAACAGCGGCATCTTTAGATACAAAAGAGATTGTGATGATTGGCGGTGCCCTGTCCGGCAATCCGCTTTTAAAAAAGATTATTGCTTCTTTTGACAGCATGTTTGACTATCACCTTACTTTTTTAGAAAAAGGCAGTCATGCCGGTGCAATAGGTGCATTATATTATGATGGATAA
- a CDS encoding 5-bromo-4-chloroindolyl phosphate hydrolysis family protein has product MRAILQFLMQSFIGAASLTIIWLVSFFIYGQTVLLTSLFAAVGGVLTYVAAKQIMDYRFVKRQGLTKKEYKFIDTNLKEARGKITRMQKALFKVRSFQHARENLAIVRTAQKIYNNARKEPARFYQAESFFYNHLDSLVELSERYAYLSSQPSPSIDMQKSLKETRQMLNAFSKTIKKDLQVMLRDDLETLDFELDVAKQTLRRSKK; this is encoded by the coding sequence ATGAGAGCAATATTGCAATTTTTAATGCAAAGCTTTATTGGTGCTGCCAGCCTGACAATTATATGGCTTGTTAGCTTTTTTATATATGGACAGACTGTACTATTAACAAGTTTGTTTGCTGCGGTTGGCGGTGTATTAACCTATGTGGCAGCAAAACAGATTATGGATTATCGATTTGTTAAAAGGCAGGGTTTAACTAAAAAAGAGTATAAATTTATTGATACCAATTTAAAAGAAGCAAGAGGTAAAATAACACGTATGCAAAAAGCGTTATTTAAAGTGCGATCTTTCCAGCATGCGCGGGAAAACTTAGCAATCGTGAGAACAGCACAAAAAATATATAACAACGCCAGAAAAGAACCGGCGCGATTCTATCAGGCAGAGAGTTTCTTCTACAACCATTTGGACTCACTTGTCGAATTATCAGAACGTTATGCTTATCTATCGAGCCAGCCTTCTCCGTCTATCGATATGCAAAAGTCACTGAAGGAGACCAGGCAGATGCTTAATGCTTTCAGCAAAACGATAAAAAAAGATTTGCAGGTAATGCTGCGCGATGATTTAGAAACGTTAGATTTTGAACTGGATGTAGCAAAGCAGACGCTGCGCCGATCCAAAAAATAA